TTCCATCTGAGCTCGTTGATTCGACTTCCCTCACTACCATTTACCTCGACAGCACAAACATCTTCGGAGCTTTGCCTGACGTTTTCGATTCCTTCGCTTCTCTTCAAAACCTCCGCTTATCTTACAACAACATCACCGGAGTTTTGCCGCCGTCGCTTTCCAAATCTTCGATTCAGAACCTCTGGATCAACAACCAACTCATGGGGATGACCGGAACGATCGAAGTCCTTTCGAGTATGACGTCATTGTCACAAGCTTGGCTTCAGAAGAATCAGTTCTCTGGACCTATCCCAGATCTCTCCAAGAGCGAGAATCTCTTCGATCTACAGCTCCGAGACAATGCTTTAACCGGAATTGTACCTCCGACGCTTCTTTCACTTGGAAGCTTGAAGAACGTTACCTTTGATAACAATAAGTTACAAGGTCCTTTTCCTTTCTTCCCACCGGATGTTAAATTAAGCACGAAAGGCAACGTATTCTGTACTAGTGTACCAGGACAGAGCTGTAGTCCTCAGGTGACGACGCTTTTAGCTGTGGCTGGAGGTTTGGGATATCCGCCAATGCTGGCTGAGTCTTGGAAAGGTGATGATGCTTGTAGTGGTTGGGCTTATGTTTCTTGTGATTCAGGTGGGAAGAATGTTATCACTTTGAATCTTGGGAAACATGGATTCAATGGTTTTATATCTCCGGCGATTGCGAATCTCACTTCTTTGAAGAGTGTTTACCTTAATGACAACAATTTAAGTGGTGTTATCCCCAAGGAGTTGACGTTGATGACTAGTTTGCAGTTGATTGATGTGTCAAACAACAATCTTAAAGGGGAGATACCGAAGTTTCCTGCTTCGGTGAAGTTTAATTACAAACCGGGGAACTCTCTGCTGGGAACTAAAGGTGGAGATGATTCAACGCATGGAACTGGTGCTGATACTAGTGGTGGTTCTGGTGGGTCTTCTGGTGGTCATGGTGGTAGTAAGGCTCCGGTGATCGTTGGTGTTATTGTGGCGGTTTTAGTTTTTCTTGCTATTTTAGGATTTGTGGTTTACAAATTTGTTATGAAGAGGAAGTATGGGAAGTTTAATAGGACGGATCCTGAGAAGGCTGGGAAGATTTTGGTTAGTGATGCTGCTATATCTAATGGTGGTGGTAGTGGTGGATATGCTAATGGAAATGGAGCTAATAACTTCAATGCTTTGAACAGTCCTAGTAGTGGTGACAATAGTGATCGTTTCCTTCTTGAAAGTGGAAGTGTTACCATTCCAATGGAGGTTCTTCGTCAGGTTACAAATAATTTCAGTGAGGATAACATATTGGGAAGAGGTGGTTTTGGTGTTGTGTACGCTGGGGAATTACACGATGGAACAAAGACTGCAGTCAAGAGGATGGAATGTTCAGCAATGGGTAATAAAGGACTGAGCGAGTTTCAGGCTGAGATAGCGGTACTCACTAAGGTCAGGCATAGACACTTGGTCGCTTTATTGGGTTATTGTGTGAACGGGAACGAGAGGTTGCTTGTCTACGAGTACATGCCACAGGGAAATCTTGGACAGCATTTGTTTGAGTGGCGTGAACTCGGATACTCTCCTCTGACATGGAAACAGAGAGTGAGTATTGCTCTAGACGTGGCAAGAGGTGTTGAATATCTCCATAGTTTGGCGCAGCAAAGCTTCATCCACAGAGATTTAAAGCCCTCTAACATCCTTCTAGGAGATGACATGAGGGCCAAGGTTGCTGATTTCGGACTGGTTAAGAACGCACCAGATGGGAAATACTCTCTTGAAACAAGATTAGCAGGCACATTTGGTTATCTAGCTCCAGAATATGCCGGTAAGTTCACATTATTCTTATCTCTACTCATGTTAATTTCACAATGTGCCTAGTCTCTGTTATGGTTCTATGCAATACATTATGCCATTTGTGTTATTTGTGCTTATAGTATCTGCATTGGATATTGATCTTATACTTGTATATGGTTGCAGCTACTGGAAGAGTAACGACGAAAGTGGATGTGTATGCATTTGGAGTGGTTCTTATGGAAATATTAACTGGAAGGAGAGCTTTAGATGATTCATTACCAGACGAGCGATCTCATCTAGTAACATGGTTCAGAAGAACGCtaatcaacaaagaaaacatccCCAAGGCGCTCGACCAAACCTTAGAGGCCGACGAGGAAACAATGGAGAGCATTCACAGAGTTGCTGAGCTTGCAGGACACTGCACAGCCCGAGAACCTCAACAAAGACCAGACATGGGCCACGCGGTAAACGTGCTAGGTCCACTAGTAGAGAAATGGAAACCGTCgtgccaagaagaagaagagagtttcgGGATCGATGTGAACATGAGTTTACCTCAAGCTTTACAGAGATGGCAAAACGAAGGAACATCATCATCGACAATGTTCCATGGAGACTTCTCTTATTCTCAGACACAGACTAGTATTACTCCAAAGACCTCTGGTTTTCCTAACACGTTTGATTCAGCTGATGGTCGGTGACACCAAACTTTGTGTCGATCTGTGTTAAATCGGTGTTACTAAGTTTTTTCGTTCTGGTTTtggcttctctcttttttttttataatgatatGATGATTATATGTAATACTATGTTGTAAGCACTAAAGCACATATGTATCTTGTATTTGCGTCTGACCACTTTGAGCTTTTGCATTTGTTCATTCTTTCTAAGGAAAACTTGTATTACGTAGCTTTGGTTTTGTAGAAAAGGGAAGATAAGAAAACCAAATGTTAGTTTGAAATTTGAAGTGCTGTAACTAGGAATCTTTTACTTAGCTGTGAAATTTGTGAACAAAGTttctgttattttctttttttgtttgtttagttttaattttgccGCGTGAAA
The Camelina sativa cultivar DH55 chromosome 15, Cs, whole genome shotgun sequence DNA segment above includes these coding regions:
- the LOC104746889 gene encoding receptor-like kinase TMK4; protein product: MEAPTPLHLLLLILATFLTTSVADDGAAMLALAKSFNPPPSDWSTTTSTGFCQWSGVRCTSNRVTSISLADKSLAGVIAPEISTLSELKTLALQRNRLTGKIPSFAKLSSLQEIYIDENFFLGVETGAFAGLTSLQILSLSDCRNITPWGFPSELVDSTSLTTIYLDSTNIFGALPDVFDSFASLQNLRLSYNNITGVLPPSLSKSSIQNLWINNQLMGMTGTIEVLSSMTSLSQAWLQKNQFSGPIPDLSKSENLFDLQLRDNALTGIVPPTLLSLGSLKNVTFDNNKLQGPFPFFPPDVKLSTKGNVFCTSVPGQSCSPQVTTLLAVAGGLGYPPMLAESWKGDDACSGWAYVSCDSGGKNVITLNLGKHGFNGFISPAIANLTSLKSVYLNDNNLSGVIPKELTLMTSLQLIDVSNNNLKGEIPKFPASVKFNYKPGNSLLGTKGGDDSTHGTGADTSGGSGGSSGGHGGSKAPVIVGVIVAVLVFLAILGFVVYKFVMKRKYGKFNRTDPEKAGKILVSDAAISNGGGSGGYANGNGANNFNALNSPSSGDNSDRFLLESGSVTIPMEVLRQVTNNFSEDNILGRGGFGVVYAGELHDGTKTAVKRMECSAMGNKGLSEFQAEIAVLTKVRHRHLVALLGYCVNGNERLLVYEYMPQGNLGQHLFEWRELGYSPLTWKQRVSIALDVARGVEYLHSLAQQSFIHRDLKPSNILLGDDMRAKVADFGLVKNAPDGKYSLETRLAGTFGYLAPEYAATGRVTTKVDVYAFGVVLMEILTGRRALDDSLPDERSHLVTWFRRTLINKENIPKALDQTLEADEETMESIHRVAELAGHCTAREPQQRPDMGHAVNVLGPLVEKWKPSCQEEEESFGIDVNMSLPQALQRWQNEGTSSSTMFHGDFSYSQTQTSITPKTSGFPNTFDSADGR